Proteins encoded in a region of the Gallalistipes aquisgranensis genome:
- a CDS encoding patatin-like phospholipase family protein has protein sequence MKRVLLFIVALAICFQAGAERKKVGVVLSGGGAKGVAHIGVLKVLEEAGIPIDYIAGTSMGAIVGGLYAIGYSVEELDSMVRTQNWTALLTDKVARSHRLFPEREMADRYIVSVPLSRDHKIKVPAGFLAGQNVYNLLSELTVGYHDSVSFDRLPIPFACVTYDMVDGREVVVREGNLPLAIRASMSIPGAFAPVEVDSMVLVDGGVINNFPVDVVRDMGAEVVIGVDLASGMKKAGELKSVMDIVDQFTSIIGEPAYEANLKSTDLYIHPDIHPYSAASFNTEAIDTLIRRGEERAREQWDQIVALRDRIGLTEKEWYEHETVDYALRSDSIRIGRIRIEGLSPQDEKILRRTLTLKENSVVGTKDIQQEVSTLQGSGAFSNITYQLNGKPPYEFTLFLSEKSRNSLNLGIRFDSEEMAAILLNTTLGPRTLKGSTFELTGRLSKNPYIRVDYSIGNTFMGQMGLSYMFKYNNLDIYEQGRKRNNVTFGQHQADLSVTGIRVRNMKFTAGLRFDYFDYHNFLFSREGEQMTVKPEGLVSYYLSGLLETIDNYYYPVRGLSLRLRYGLYTDNFATYKGGSPFSAVDLGFRWALSPSRRVTFIPALYGRVLIGPQAAYPMWNCMGGDVAGRYLSQQIPFIGVQHFELADNSLVVARLDFRVRLWRRHYVSLLGNYGKQSHDFGDIFSGEDLIGCGFAYSFNSPIGPIGFMVDYSNVDKKAGLYFNLGRYF, from the coding sequence CATCGTGGGCGGCCTGTACGCCATCGGGTACAGCGTGGAGGAGCTCGACAGCATGGTGCGCACCCAGAACTGGACGGCCCTGCTGACGGACAAGGTGGCCCGCTCCCACCGGCTCTTCCCCGAACGGGAGATGGCCGACCGCTACATCGTGTCGGTTCCCCTTTCGCGCGACCATAAGATCAAGGTTCCGGCCGGTTTCCTGGCCGGGCAGAACGTCTATAACCTGCTTTCGGAACTGACGGTGGGGTATCACGACTCCGTTTCGTTCGACCGGCTGCCGATTCCGTTCGCCTGCGTGACCTACGATATGGTGGACGGCCGGGAGGTAGTCGTGCGCGAGGGAAACCTGCCGCTGGCGATCCGAGCCAGCATGTCGATTCCGGGAGCGTTTGCTCCGGTGGAGGTGGACAGCATGGTGCTGGTGGACGGCGGGGTCATCAACAATTTTCCGGTGGACGTGGTGCGTGACATGGGGGCTGAGGTGGTGATCGGTGTCGATCTGGCTTCGGGCATGAAGAAGGCGGGGGAGCTCAAGTCGGTCATGGACATCGTGGACCAGTTCACCTCGATCATCGGCGAACCGGCCTACGAGGCCAACCTTAAAAGCACCGATCTCTATATCCATCCGGACATCCATCCCTACTCGGCGGCCAGCTTCAATACGGAGGCGATCGACACGCTGATCCGGCGGGGCGAGGAGCGGGCCCGGGAGCAGTGGGACCAGATCGTGGCCCTGCGCGACAGGATCGGTCTGACCGAAAAGGAGTGGTACGAACACGAGACGGTCGATTACGCTCTGCGTTCGGACAGTATCCGGATCGGCCGTATCCGGATCGAGGGGCTCAGCCCCCAGGACGAGAAAATCCTGAGGCGCACGCTGACCCTGAAGGAGAACAGCGTGGTCGGCACGAAGGATATCCAGCAGGAGGTGAGTACCCTTCAGGGGTCGGGAGCCTTCTCCAACATTACCTACCAACTGAACGGGAAGCCTCCCTACGAGTTCACGCTTTTCCTGAGCGAGAAGTCGCGCAATTCGCTCAATCTGGGCATCCGGTTCGATTCGGAGGAGATGGCGGCGATCCTGCTCAACACCACGCTCGGCCCGCGGACGCTGAAGGGCTCTACGTTCGAGTTGACGGGGCGTCTGAGCAAGAATCCCTATATCCGGGTCGATTACAGCATAGGCAACACCTTCATGGGGCAGATGGGGCTTTCCTACATGTTCAAATACAACAACCTCGACATCTACGAGCAGGGGCGCAAGCGCAACAACGTCACCTTCGGCCAGCATCAGGCCGACCTGAGCGTGACGGGAATCCGGGTGCGGAACATGAAGTTCACGGCCGGTCTGCGCTTCGACTATTTCGATTACCACAATTTCCTTTTCTCGCGCGAGGGAGAGCAGATGACCGTCAAACCGGAAGGGCTGGTGAGTTACTACCTGTCGGGCCTGCTGGAGACGATCGACAACTATTATTATCCCGTCCGGGGGCTCTCGCTGCGTCTGCGCTACGGGCTCTATACCGATAATTTCGCCACCTACAAGGGCGGGTCTCCCTTCAGTGCCGTGGACCTCGGATTCCGCTGGGCGCTCTCCCCCTCCCGCAGGGTCACGTTCATTCCGGCGCTCTACGGGCGGGTACTGATCGGACCGCAGGCCGCCTATCCCATGTGGAACTGCATGGGCGGTGATGTGGCCGGGCGCTACCTCTCGCAGCAGATACCTTTCATCGGGGTGCAGCACTTCGAACTGGCCGACAATTCGCTGGTGGTGGCGAGGCTCGATTTCCGGGTGCGGCTCTGGAGGCGGCACTACGTCTCCCTGTTGGGGAATTACGGGAAACAGAGCCACGATTTCGGAGATATTTTCTCGGGCGAAGACCTGATCGGGTGCGGATTCGCCTATTCGTTCAACAGTCCGATCGGCCCGATCGGTTTTATGGTAGACTATTCGAACGTGGACAAGAAGGCCGGGCTCTATTTCAATCTGGGACGTTATTTCTGA
- a CDS encoding endonuclease/exonuclease/phosphatase family protein, whose amino-acid sequence MGKKFTTYCLYPALLAVTWGAAAAAVAAVFVPWVRPVPGRDWVPLLGLALPAVLTLCAVLALVWSVMRRRWALLPLIGLLANWHYLAAMVQVPLFQRRVAGPPDLTVASYNVFGFHKEGVRPTAGNVAREMEARGVDVLCLQESCGGAAYGPDSIAAAFRYLPYRYPPSGTPCEGVTLFSRYPVLAAGMIRFPDTDNRSMWADVLVGDDTVRMFNNHLQTSGISRRQDDLRRQRELGSVTGQTRVVVSMTGELRRNFGIRARQAETVRGMIDTTRIPVIVCGDFNDTPASYTYRVMLGGLTDGFRQAGSGYGDTFRQMRRILRIDYVFYSDAFRSVRYYSPSLPWSDHDPVVAELRFVSRYRE is encoded by the coding sequence ATGGGAAAGAAATTCACGACATATTGCTTGTATCCGGCTTTGCTGGCCGTGACGTGGGGTGCTGCCGCGGCTGCGGTCGCTGCGGTTTTCGTGCCGTGGGTGCGGCCCGTTCCCGGCCGGGACTGGGTGCCGCTGCTGGGACTGGCGCTTCCGGCGGTTCTGACTCTCTGTGCGGTTCTGGCGCTCGTGTGGAGCGTGATGCGTCGCCGGTGGGCGCTGCTTCCCCTGATCGGGTTGCTGGCCAACTGGCACTACCTGGCGGCGATGGTACAGGTTCCCCTTTTCCAGCGGCGGGTCGCCGGTCCGCCCGATTTGACCGTGGCCAGTTACAACGTCTTCGGTTTCCACAAAGAAGGCGTCCGCCCGACGGCCGGGAATGTCGCGCGGGAGATGGAGGCGAGGGGCGTGGATGTCCTCTGTCTCCAGGAATCGTGCGGGGGAGCTGCGTACGGGCCGGACAGCATCGCCGCCGCATTCCGCTATCTGCCGTACCGTTATCCGCCTTCGGGAACGCCCTGCGAGGGGGTGACCCTCTTCAGCCGCTATCCGGTGCTGGCCGCGGGAATGATCCGTTTCCCGGACACCGACAACCGTTCCATGTGGGCCGATGTGCTGGTGGGGGACGATACGGTGCGCATGTTCAATAACCACCTGCAAACGAGTGGCATCAGCAGGCGGCAGGACGATCTGCGCAGGCAGCGGGAGCTGGGCAGCGTGACGGGACAGACCCGTGTGGTGGTGTCGATGACCGGAGAGCTGCGCAGGAATTTCGGGATACGGGCCCGACAGGCCGAGACCGTCCGCGGGATGATCGACACGACCCGGATACCCGTGATCGTGTGCGGTGATTTCAACGATACTCCGGCTTCGTACACCTACCGGGTCATGCTGGGCGGACTGACCGACGGATTCCGCCAGGCCGGTTCGGGCTACGGCGACACTTTCCGCCAGATGCGCCGGATACTCCGTATCGACTACGTTTTCTATTCCGATGCTTTCCGCAGTGTGCGCTATTATTCCCCGTCGCTGCCGTGGAGCGACCACGACCCGGTGGTGGCGGAACTCCGGTTCGTCTCCCGGTACCGGGAGTGA
- a CDS encoding SagB/ThcOx family dehydrogenase, with protein MKRMLLPLLMGGLIFSMELQGQNMETIQLESPDLTRGKNVMQALSERRSTREFSSRMLSMRDLSDLLWAANGVNRPATGGRTAPSAMNRQDVAVYVCMKEGSYRYDARQNRLVPLSAGDVRPVEAPVCLVLVADDGQTWNALDAGIVSQNISLFCAGVGLATVPRATMDKEQLKKALKLGDRQTPFLNHPVGYFKE; from the coding sequence ATGAAGAGGATGCTTTTGCCGCTGCTTATGGGTGGTCTGATCTTTTCGATGGAATTACAGGGACAGAATATGGAAACGATTCAACTGGAAAGCCCCGACCTGACGCGGGGCAAAAATGTCATGCAGGCGCTGTCCGAGCGTCGCTCCACCCGGGAATTTTCGTCGCGGATGCTCTCGATGCGCGATCTGTCCGACCTGCTTTGGGCGGCCAACGGCGTCAACCGTCCGGCTACGGGAGGCCGTACGGCTCCGTCGGCGATGAACCGGCAGGATGTGGCCGTGTACGTCTGCATGAAAGAGGGAAGCTATCGGTACGACGCACGGCAGAACCGGTTGGTTCCTCTTTCGGCGGGCGACGTGCGTCCGGTGGAGGCTCCCGTCTGCCTCGTCCTCGTGGCTGACGACGGACAGACGTGGAATGCGCTCGATGCGGGAATCGTCTCCCAGAACATTTCGCTCTTCTGCGCTGGGGTGGGGTTGGCGACCGTTCCGCGTGCCACGATGGACAAGGAGCAGTTGAAAAAGGCGCTGAAACTCGGTGACCGGCAGACCCCGTTCCTGAATCATCCCGTGGGGTATTTCAAGGAGTAG
- a CDS encoding organic hydroperoxide resistance protein, with amino-acid sequence MEAIYTAVATATGGRDGHVSTSDGVLDLDLHTPGAMGGQGGRFTNPEQLFAAGYAACYNGALNLAVRLARVKTGTTSVTASVSIGKNDSGGFMLAVKLDVYVPGITKDEAEKLAEQAHHICPYSNATRGNIEVTTAVSTD; translated from the coding sequence ATGGAAGCAATCTACACGGCGGTGGCCACGGCCACCGGAGGCCGGGACGGCCACGTGAGCACTTCGGACGGAGTGCTCGACCTCGATCTGCACACCCCGGGCGCCATGGGCGGACAAGGGGGACGCTTCACGAATCCCGAACAGCTTTTCGCGGCGGGCTATGCCGCCTGCTACAACGGGGCGCTGAACCTGGCCGTGCGGCTCGCCCGCGTCAAAACGGGCACCACATCGGTGACCGCGTCGGTGAGCATCGGCAAGAACGACAGCGGCGGCTTCATGCTGGCCGTAAAACTCGACGTTTATGTTCCCGGGATCACGAAGGACGAGGCGGAAAAACTGGCCGAACAGGCCCACCATATCTGCCCCTACTCCAACGCCACACGCGGCAACATCGAAGTGACCACGGCAGTCAGTACCGACTGA
- a CDS encoding heavy-metal-associated domain-containing protein — MNAKKFKTNAKCGGCVARIGEHLNRIMEPGQWSVNLDSGDKILTVTADVPTETIVETVRQSGYKAEPIE, encoded by the coding sequence ATGAACGCCAAGAAATTCAAAACCAACGCCAAATGCGGCGGATGCGTCGCCCGGATCGGAGAACACCTCAACCGGATCATGGAACCCGGCCAGTGGTCGGTCAACCTTGACTCGGGGGATAAAATACTGACCGTAACCGCCGACGTACCGACGGAAACGATCGTCGAAACCGTCCGGCAGTCGGGCTACAAAGCCGAACCGATCGAATAG
- a CDS encoding heavy metal translocating P-type ATPase, translating to MGQQITKNYPVLDMSCAVCAMNVENLVRELPGVTSASVNFAAGTLQVTFDPDRITPAKMREAVQAIGYDLIVETDDPVRRQEEAQRQHYLALKRSTLGAWLFSLPVLVLAMFFMDIPGGTWIMLALSLPVVFVFGRTFYVNGWRQALHGSANMDTLVALSTAIAFLFSLFNTLFPQFWYLRGLEPHVYYEAACVIIAFVLLGKLMEERAKGNTSTAIRKLMGLQPPTARVVRDGQETELPIAALRPGDIVSVRPGEKIPVDGILREGSSFVDESMISGEPMPVGKKPGASVLAGTINQRGSFTMEAVKVGADTVLARIIALVQQAQGSKAPVQRIADRIASVFVPSVLAIALLTLVLWLAIGGWEDISYAVLSAVSVLVIACPCALGLATPTALMVGIGKGAEHQILIKDAAALEQLCNVTAVVLDKTGTLTEGHPSVTRWIWLEEDPERIARYRDLVYTAELKSEHPLGGAVAEYLLENGATNAGIRSFESVTGQGIVFEHEGLRYWIGSNRMLETYGVTPSPETSTHIERFQMQGASTVFFGTGDRLIALGAVSDRVKPTSFEAVAALRKLRIEVHMLTGDNKYAAAWIAGEVGIDHYQAEVLPSDKEEYIRRLQQEGKVVAMVGDGINDSQALARADVSVAMGKGTDIAMEVAMVTLMNSDLVLLPKAYTLSKSTVRLIRQNLFWAFIYNVIGIPVAAGVLFPLWGVLLNPMLASAAMAFSSVSVVMNSLRLKWKKF from the coding sequence ATGGGACAACAAATTACGAAGAATTATCCCGTTCTGGATATGAGTTGCGCCGTCTGCGCCATGAACGTGGAGAACCTCGTGCGGGAACTTCCGGGCGTAACGTCCGCTTCGGTAAATTTCGCGGCCGGAACGCTCCAGGTCACGTTCGATCCCGACCGGATCACCCCCGCGAAGATGCGCGAAGCCGTGCAGGCCATCGGCTACGATCTGATCGTCGAGACGGACGACCCCGTGCGCCGGCAGGAAGAGGCCCAGCGGCAACACTACCTCGCCCTGAAACGCTCCACGCTGGGGGCATGGCTCTTTTCGCTGCCCGTACTGGTGCTCGCCATGTTTTTCATGGACATTCCGGGCGGCACCTGGATCATGCTCGCGCTGTCGCTGCCGGTGGTCTTCGTCTTCGGACGGACATTCTACGTGAACGGATGGCGGCAGGCCCTGCACGGAAGCGCCAACATGGACACGCTGGTGGCGCTGAGCACGGCGATCGCCTTTCTGTTCAGCCTTTTCAACACGCTGTTTCCCCAATTCTGGTACCTTCGCGGGCTGGAACCCCACGTCTACTACGAAGCCGCCTGCGTCATCATCGCCTTCGTCCTGCTGGGCAAGCTGATGGAGGAGCGGGCCAAAGGCAACACCTCCACGGCCATCCGCAAATTGATGGGCCTGCAGCCGCCCACGGCCCGCGTCGTCCGGGACGGACAGGAGACGGAACTGCCGATCGCCGCGCTGCGTCCCGGCGACATCGTGAGCGTGCGCCCGGGCGAAAAAATTCCCGTGGACGGCATCCTGCGCGAAGGGAGTTCGTTCGTGGACGAAAGCATGATCAGCGGCGAACCGATGCCCGTGGGCAAGAAACCGGGAGCGAGCGTGCTGGCCGGCACGATCAACCAGCGCGGATCGTTCACCATGGAGGCGGTCAAAGTGGGCGCCGACACGGTGCTGGCCCGCATCATCGCCCTGGTGCAGCAGGCTCAGGGCAGCAAGGCCCCCGTGCAGCGGATCGCCGACCGGATCGCCTCGGTGTTCGTCCCCTCGGTGCTGGCGATCGCCCTGCTCACCCTCGTGCTGTGGCTGGCGATCGGGGGCTGGGAGGACATCTCCTACGCCGTGCTCTCGGCCGTCTCGGTGCTGGTGATCGCCTGCCCCTGCGCATTGGGGCTGGCCACGCCGACCGCCCTTATGGTAGGCATCGGCAAGGGAGCCGAACACCAGATACTCATCAAGGACGCCGCCGCCCTCGAACAGCTCTGTAACGTCACGGCCGTAGTACTCGACAAGACGGGAACGCTCACCGAAGGACACCCCTCGGTCACGCGGTGGATATGGCTCGAAGAGGACCCCGAACGGATCGCCCGCTACCGCGACCTGGTCTATACGGCCGAACTCAAATCGGAACACCCGCTGGGCGGGGCCGTCGCGGAGTATCTGCTCGAAAACGGAGCCACGAACGCCGGCATCCGCTCTTTCGAGAGCGTCACGGGACAGGGAATCGTCTTCGAACACGAGGGCCTGCGCTACTGGATCGGCAGCAACCGGATGCTGGAGACCTACGGCGTAACCCCTTCGCCCGAGACCTCGACCCACATCGAACGGTTCCAGATGCAGGGAGCAAGCACCGTCTTCTTCGGGACGGGCGACCGGCTGATCGCCCTGGGAGCCGTGAGCGACCGGGTGAAGCCCACCTCCTTCGAGGCCGTGGCCGCCCTGCGCAAGCTCCGCATCGAGGTGCACATGCTCACCGGCGACAACAAGTACGCCGCCGCATGGATCGCGGGCGAGGTGGGGATTGACCACTACCAGGCCGAAGTGCTCCCCTCGGACAAGGAGGAGTACATCCGCCGTCTGCAACAGGAGGGCAAGGTGGTAGCGATGGTCGGCGACGGCATCAACGACTCGCAGGCGCTGGCCCGGGCCGACGTGAGCGTGGCGATGGGAAAAGGTACGGATATTGCAATGGAAGTGGCGATGGTCACGCTGATGAACTCCGACCTCGTGCTGCTGCCCAAGGCCTACACGCTCTCGAAAAGCACGGTACGGCTAATCCGCCAGAACCTCTTCTGGGCCTTCATCTACAACGTGATCGGGATTCCCGTAGCGGCCGGCGTGCTCTTTCCCCTGTGGGGCGTGCTGCTCAACCCGATGCTCGCCAGCGCGGCGATGGCCTTCAGCTCCGTCTCCGTGGTGATGAACAGCCTGCGGCTCAAATGGAAAAAATTCTAA
- a CDS encoding aldose epimerase family protein: MKRILPAAAILCAALAVSCAGNREAEISESGLDRAKFRTVVDGKPTDLYILKNAAGMEVCLSNYGARIVSVWVPDRKGDMKDVVLGFDSIGAYLAARNNMGASIGRYAGRIAHGKAVIDGKEYEFPVNNNGHSMHSGPDGFHTRVFDAVQKSPSQVAFSYRAADGECGYPGNFDVTVTYTLTDDNAVDILYEGTTDKTTIVNMTNHSFFNLDGDPNRLNTEYVVWIDADRFAPIDSTCLTTGELVPVEGTPMDFRTPAAIGARMGEENDQLRYGGGYDQTWALNAPGDAGRPCASMYSPHSGIRLDVYTTEPALQFYAGGSLNGTVTGKKGIVYNRYCAACLESQKFPDSANKPQWPSSVLRPGETFTSRCIYKFSVEE; the protein is encoded by the coding sequence ATGAAGCGTATCCTGCCGGCCGCCGCGATCCTCTGTGCGGCCCTCGCCGTCTCCTGTGCGGGAAACAGAGAGGCGGAAATCTCCGAATCCGGGCTCGACCGGGCCAAATTCCGCACCGTGGTGGACGGCAAGCCCACCGACCTCTATATCCTCAAAAACGCCGCCGGCATGGAGGTGTGCCTGAGCAACTACGGAGCCCGCATCGTCTCGGTGTGGGTGCCCGACCGCAAGGGCGACATGAAGGACGTGGTGCTCGGCTTCGATTCGATCGGGGCCTATCTGGCCGCCCGCAACAACATGGGTGCCTCGATCGGCCGCTACGCAGGCCGTATCGCCCACGGGAAGGCCGTCATCGACGGGAAGGAGTACGAATTCCCGGTCAACAACAACGGACACAGCATGCACTCCGGACCGGACGGCTTCCATACGCGCGTCTTCGACGCCGTGCAGAAAAGCCCTTCGCAGGTGGCCTTCAGCTACCGTGCGGCAGACGGCGAGTGCGGCTATCCCGGCAATTTCGACGTGACGGTGACCTACACCCTTACCGATGACAACGCGGTGGACATCCTCTACGAGGGAACGACGGACAAGACCACGATCGTCAACATGACCAACCACTCCTTCTTCAACCTGGACGGCGACCCGAACCGCCTCAACACGGAATATGTGGTGTGGATCGACGCCGACCGTTTCGCCCCGATCGACAGCACCTGCCTCACCACGGGCGAGCTGGTTCCGGTGGAGGGCACCCCGATGGACTTCCGCACGCCGGCCGCCATCGGAGCACGGATGGGCGAGGAGAACGACCAGCTGCGTTACGGCGGCGGTTACGACCAGACCTGGGCCCTGAACGCCCCGGGCGATGCCGGCCGGCCCTGCGCCTCGATGTACTCGCCCCACAGCGGTATCCGGCTCGATGTCTATACCACCGAACCGGCCCTGCAATTCTATGCCGGAGGCTCCCTCAACGGCACGGTGACGGGCAAAAAGGGGATCGTCTACAACCGCTACTGCGCCGCTTGTCTCGAATCGCAGAAATTCCCCGACAGCGCCAACAAGCCGCAGTGGCCCTCCTCCGTGCTCCGGCCCGGGGAGACGTTCACCAGCCGGTGCATCTACAAATTCTCCGTGGAGGAGTGA